Proteins encoded in a region of the Oncorhynchus clarkii lewisi isolate Uvic-CL-2024 chromosome 18, UVic_Ocla_1.0, whole genome shotgun sequence genome:
- the LOC139373194 gene encoding oxysterol-binding protein-related protein 11-like isoform X1 encodes MTMQGETVTAIRISDSEGKLDVFPQKGTPGSSGKGSSKGWQYSDHMENIDGYLMKYTNLVTGWQYRFFVLNNEAGLLEYFVNEQSRPQKPRGTLPLAGAVISPSDEDSHTFTVNAISGEQYKLRATDAKERQHWVSRLQICTQHHTEAMGKSNPPPKSRSYSMASQGSASSPLSQRRPSQNAASFFSMTQLHKGSSLYSSKRSLLPDHLLDAREMMTQAQGQHRDLIQTIEGLPPAAGPLSPLDQDLLMLKATSMATMNCLNDCLHILQLQQVARQRSSLGGPTIEWLEPKLPDILKNGGPLDSFSTEGGPLEGSLLELSATEPCSFSGEEIDGEDEVEDAFTEKEEELGAVEEERSVILHLLSQLKLGMDLTRVVLPTFILEKRSLLEMYADFMSHPDLFVAITDGQGPEERMVRFVEYYLTSFHEGRKGAIAKKPYNPIIGESFHCSWRVPRSGEPAKDAPSPPSPPQGSPTTEGEDGSYQLRFVAEQVSHHPPVSGFYAECPERRMCVNTHVWTKSKFMGMSIGVSMIGEGCLYLLEHDEEYTFTLPCAYARSILTVPWVELGGKVNVNCTKSGYSAVITFQTKPFYGGKLHKVTAEVKHNATSAVVCRVQGEWNGVLEFSYQNGDTCMVDVTKLPVTKKRVRPNDKQGPTESRRLWQHVTESLRQKDIEKATEYKRILEERQRTEERHRTETETPWRTRYFESEGEGWMYHKPLWKTPTLKT; translated from the exons ATGACTATGCAAGGAGAAACCGTCACGGCAATACGAATATCGGACAGTGAAGGGAAACTGGATGTCTTTCCCCAGAAAGGGACGCCTGGTAGTTCTGGGAAAGGGAGTTCTAAAGGCTGGCAGTACAG TGACCACATGGAAAATATTGACGGTTACCTGATGAAATACACCAACCTGGTAACAGGATGGCAATATAG GTTCTTTGTCCTCAACAATGAGGCAGGGTTGTTGGAGTACTTTGTCAATGAGCAGTCCAGGCCCCAGAAACCTCGCGGGACACTCCCCTTGGCAGGGGCGGTCATATCCCCCAGCGACGAGGACTCCCACACCTTCACGGTTAATGCCATCAGTGGGGAACAATACAAGCTCCGAG CCACGGACGCCAAAGAGAGACAGCACTGGGTGAGCCGGCTGCAGATCTGCACGCAGCACCACACTGAGGCCATGGGGAAG AGTAACCCTCCGCCCAAGTCTCGCAGCTACTCCATGGCGTCTCAGGGGAGCGCCAGCTCGCCCCTGTCCCAGCGCAGGCCTAGCCAGAACGCTGCCTCCTTCTTCAGCATGACTCAGCTCCACAAGGGCTCCTCGCTGTACTCCTCCAAGAGGTCCCTGCTGCCCGACCATTTGCTTGATGCCAGAGAG ATGATGACCCAGGCCCAGGGCCAGCACCGAGACCTGATCCAGACCATCGAGGGCCTGCCCCCGGCCGCGGGCCCCCTCTCCCCGCTAGACCAGGACCTGCTGATGCTCAAGGCCACCTCCATGGCCACCATGAACTGCCTCAACGATTGCCTGCACATCCTGCAGCTGCAGCAGGTGGCCCGCCAGAGGAGCTCCCTGGGAG GGCCCACCATCGAGTGGCTGGAGCCCAAGCTGCCGGACATCCTGAAGAATGGCGGGCCCTTGGACAGCTTCAGCACCGAGGGAGGGCCACTGGAGGGTAGCCTCCTGGAGCTCAGTGCCACGGAGCCCTGCAGTTTCTCTGGG GAGGAGATTGACGGGGAGGACGAGGTGGAGGACGCGTTcacggaaaaggaggaggaactGGGGGCGGTGGAGGAGGAACGCAGTGTCATCCTACACCTGCTCTCGCAGCTCAAGCTGGGCATGGACCTCACACGG GTGGTGCTGCCCACCTTCATCCTGGAGAAGCGCTCCTTGCTAGAGATGTACGCTGACTTCATGTCCCACCCGGACCTGTTCGTAGCCATCACAGACGGCCAAGGGCCCGAGGAGCGCATGGTGCGCTTCGTTGAGTACTACCTCACCTCCTTCCACGAGGGCCGCAAGGGCGCCATCGCCAAGAAGCCCTATAACCCCATCATCGGCGAGAGCTTCCACTGCTCCTGGAGGGTGCCCAGGTCAGGGGAACCCGCCAAGGATGCCCCCtcgcccccctctcctccccagggAAGCCCCACCACCGAGGGGGAGGACGGTAGTTACCAGTTGCGCTTTGTGGCTGAGCAGGTGTCCCATCACCCGCCTGTGTCGGGCTTCTACGCCGAGTGCCCCGAGAGGCGGATGTGTGTCAACACCCACGTGTGGACCAAGAGCAAGTTCATGGGCATGTCCATCGGGGTGTCCATGATCGGGGAAG GATGtctgtacctgctggagcatgacgAGGAGTACACCTTCACGCTGCCCTGTGCCTACGCCCGCTCCATCCTTACCGTGCCCTGGGTGGAACTGGGGGGAAAGGTTAACGTGAACTGCACCAAGTCGGGATACTCCGCAGTCATCACCTTCCAGACCAAGCCCTTCTACGGAGGCAAGCTGCACAA GGTGACGGCGGAGGTAAAGCACAACGCCACCAGCGCCGTGGTGTGCCGCGTTCAGGGAGAGTGGAACGGCGTGCTCGAGTTCAGCTACCAGAATGGCGACACGTGCATGGTGGACGTCACCAAGCTGCCCGTCACCAAGAAGCGCGTGCGCCCCAACGACAAGCAAGGACCAACTGAATCGAG GCGCCTGTGGCAGCATGTAACCGAGTCGCTGCGTCAGAAGGACATTGAGAAGGCCACGGAGTACAAGAGGATCTTGGAGGAGCGACAGAGGACCGAGGAGAGACACCGCACTGAGACCGAGACCCCATGGAGGACCAGATATTTTGAGAGCGAG GGCGAAGGCTGGATGTATCACAAACCACTGTGGAAAACACCCACTCTGAAAACGTAG
- the LOC139373194 gene encoding oxysterol-binding protein-related protein 11-like isoform X2, translated as MGDHMENIDGYLMKYTNLVTGWQYRFFVLNNEAGLLEYFVNEQSRPQKPRGTLPLAGAVISPSDEDSHTFTVNAISGEQYKLRATDAKERQHWVSRLQICTQHHTEAMGKSNPPPKSRSYSMASQGSASSPLSQRRPSQNAASFFSMTQLHKGSSLYSSKRSLLPDHLLDAREMMTQAQGQHRDLIQTIEGLPPAAGPLSPLDQDLLMLKATSMATMNCLNDCLHILQLQQVARQRSSLGGPTIEWLEPKLPDILKNGGPLDSFSTEGGPLEGSLLELSATEPCSFSGEEIDGEDEVEDAFTEKEEELGAVEEERSVILHLLSQLKLGMDLTRVVLPTFILEKRSLLEMYADFMSHPDLFVAITDGQGPEERMVRFVEYYLTSFHEGRKGAIAKKPYNPIIGESFHCSWRVPRSGEPAKDAPSPPSPPQGSPTTEGEDGSYQLRFVAEQVSHHPPVSGFYAECPERRMCVNTHVWTKSKFMGMSIGVSMIGEGCLYLLEHDEEYTFTLPCAYARSILTVPWVELGGKVNVNCTKSGYSAVITFQTKPFYGGKLHKVTAEVKHNATSAVVCRVQGEWNGVLEFSYQNGDTCMVDVTKLPVTKKRVRPNDKQGPTESRRLWQHVTESLRQKDIEKATEYKRILEERQRTEERHRTETETPWRTRYFESEGEGWMYHKPLWKTPTLKT; from the exons ATGGG TGACCACATGGAAAATATTGACGGTTACCTGATGAAATACACCAACCTGGTAACAGGATGGCAATATAG GTTCTTTGTCCTCAACAATGAGGCAGGGTTGTTGGAGTACTTTGTCAATGAGCAGTCCAGGCCCCAGAAACCTCGCGGGACACTCCCCTTGGCAGGGGCGGTCATATCCCCCAGCGACGAGGACTCCCACACCTTCACGGTTAATGCCATCAGTGGGGAACAATACAAGCTCCGAG CCACGGACGCCAAAGAGAGACAGCACTGGGTGAGCCGGCTGCAGATCTGCACGCAGCACCACACTGAGGCCATGGGGAAG AGTAACCCTCCGCCCAAGTCTCGCAGCTACTCCATGGCGTCTCAGGGGAGCGCCAGCTCGCCCCTGTCCCAGCGCAGGCCTAGCCAGAACGCTGCCTCCTTCTTCAGCATGACTCAGCTCCACAAGGGCTCCTCGCTGTACTCCTCCAAGAGGTCCCTGCTGCCCGACCATTTGCTTGATGCCAGAGAG ATGATGACCCAGGCCCAGGGCCAGCACCGAGACCTGATCCAGACCATCGAGGGCCTGCCCCCGGCCGCGGGCCCCCTCTCCCCGCTAGACCAGGACCTGCTGATGCTCAAGGCCACCTCCATGGCCACCATGAACTGCCTCAACGATTGCCTGCACATCCTGCAGCTGCAGCAGGTGGCCCGCCAGAGGAGCTCCCTGGGAG GGCCCACCATCGAGTGGCTGGAGCCCAAGCTGCCGGACATCCTGAAGAATGGCGGGCCCTTGGACAGCTTCAGCACCGAGGGAGGGCCACTGGAGGGTAGCCTCCTGGAGCTCAGTGCCACGGAGCCCTGCAGTTTCTCTGGG GAGGAGATTGACGGGGAGGACGAGGTGGAGGACGCGTTcacggaaaaggaggaggaactGGGGGCGGTGGAGGAGGAACGCAGTGTCATCCTACACCTGCTCTCGCAGCTCAAGCTGGGCATGGACCTCACACGG GTGGTGCTGCCCACCTTCATCCTGGAGAAGCGCTCCTTGCTAGAGATGTACGCTGACTTCATGTCCCACCCGGACCTGTTCGTAGCCATCACAGACGGCCAAGGGCCCGAGGAGCGCATGGTGCGCTTCGTTGAGTACTACCTCACCTCCTTCCACGAGGGCCGCAAGGGCGCCATCGCCAAGAAGCCCTATAACCCCATCATCGGCGAGAGCTTCCACTGCTCCTGGAGGGTGCCCAGGTCAGGGGAACCCGCCAAGGATGCCCCCtcgcccccctctcctccccagggAAGCCCCACCACCGAGGGGGAGGACGGTAGTTACCAGTTGCGCTTTGTGGCTGAGCAGGTGTCCCATCACCCGCCTGTGTCGGGCTTCTACGCCGAGTGCCCCGAGAGGCGGATGTGTGTCAACACCCACGTGTGGACCAAGAGCAAGTTCATGGGCATGTCCATCGGGGTGTCCATGATCGGGGAAG GATGtctgtacctgctggagcatgacgAGGAGTACACCTTCACGCTGCCCTGTGCCTACGCCCGCTCCATCCTTACCGTGCCCTGGGTGGAACTGGGGGGAAAGGTTAACGTGAACTGCACCAAGTCGGGATACTCCGCAGTCATCACCTTCCAGACCAAGCCCTTCTACGGAGGCAAGCTGCACAA GGTGACGGCGGAGGTAAAGCACAACGCCACCAGCGCCGTGGTGTGCCGCGTTCAGGGAGAGTGGAACGGCGTGCTCGAGTTCAGCTACCAGAATGGCGACACGTGCATGGTGGACGTCACCAAGCTGCCCGTCACCAAGAAGCGCGTGCGCCCCAACGACAAGCAAGGACCAACTGAATCGAG GCGCCTGTGGCAGCATGTAACCGAGTCGCTGCGTCAGAAGGACATTGAGAAGGCCACGGAGTACAAGAGGATCTTGGAGGAGCGACAGAGGACCGAGGAGAGACACCGCACTGAGACCGAGACCCCATGGAGGACCAGATATTTTGAGAGCGAG GGCGAAGGCTGGATGTATCACAAACCACTGTGGAAAACACCCACTCTGAAAACGTAG